A window of Ignavibacteriota bacterium contains these coding sequences:
- a CDS encoding S8 family peptidase produces the protein MTASRIILNAACAALLLAAGASAQRSARWVYFTDKGPSAAVRLAAANPGALGLSQDALERRARARGIAVPPGSVLTKAAAPATVAALLDIEDLPVHEPYLRALERAGAALRVTSRWFNAASVSCTETQAREIARLPFVARVENVRRWRRDASETAMTKSSGVLDSPLPRSYGFDYGNALTQLEVINVPAVHDVWIDGTGILVGMVDDGYRWRTHVAMRNTRVLGEYDFIQKDTVTENQDGDTWSQDSHGTVTFSTLAAFLPGTTIGPAFNASFYLAKTEIHDMEIPVEEDNWVAGVEWLESKGAAVVSSSLGYATFDDSTGYHYDQGDFDGKTATTSRAAARAARLGVVISTAMGNEGNFTGTLIAPSDADSILSIGAINFQNAVASFSSNGPTNDGRTKPDFVAPGVAVYCATKNGDSTYTRANGTSLATPLASGVAALVRSARPELTPLQVRESMRSTADNATAPDNSRGWGRLDAWRALLYHGMVISTNPKIFWDGARHRIAAYVLSPNPVDVSSVTLNYSVHDGASTPLTMSLNTSYAGLGSGSGLYVADLPALPADQIVKFDITAYDSRERRSSPYGAPANRHSFRVGEQRAAGAEHIFLKSFTLDASYPNPIVSRSGAAVIRFGVPAPGASVTIEVYDMLGRRLATVADGWRAPGMYSVPFAPSALSSGLYFYSLRSGDMFLSRSLLITR, from the coding sequence TGTATTTCACCGACAAGGGGCCCAGCGCAGCCGTCCGCCTGGCCGCTGCCAATCCGGGCGCGCTGGGACTGTCGCAGGACGCGCTCGAACGCCGCGCGCGCGCGCGAGGTATCGCCGTGCCGCCGGGATCGGTCCTGACCAAGGCCGCGGCTCCCGCCACCGTAGCCGCGCTGCTCGACATCGAGGACCTGCCCGTTCATGAACCCTATCTGCGCGCTCTCGAGCGCGCGGGCGCAGCGCTGCGGGTCACCTCGCGCTGGTTCAACGCCGCGAGTGTGTCGTGTACCGAAACGCAGGCCCGCGAGATTGCGCGTCTGCCCTTTGTGGCGCGCGTCGAAAACGTGCGTCGCTGGAGGCGCGACGCGTCGGAGACGGCGATGACAAAATCGTCCGGGGTCCTGGATTCACCGCTTCCGCGCAGCTACGGCTTCGATTACGGCAACGCTCTGACACAACTCGAGGTCATCAACGTGCCCGCGGTGCATGACGTGTGGATCGACGGCACGGGCATACTTGTGGGCATGGTCGACGACGGCTATCGCTGGCGCACACATGTCGCGATGCGCAACACGCGTGTGCTGGGCGAATACGATTTTATCCAGAAGGACACGGTGACCGAGAATCAGGACGGCGACACGTGGAGCCAGGACAGCCATGGCACCGTCACCTTCTCGACGCTTGCGGCATTCCTCCCTGGCACGACCATCGGCCCCGCATTCAACGCCTCGTTTTATCTTGCGAAGACAGAAATCCACGACATGGAAATTCCCGTCGAAGAGGACAACTGGGTGGCGGGTGTCGAGTGGCTCGAGTCGAAAGGCGCCGCCGTGGTCAGTTCCTCGCTCGGGTATGCAACTTTTGACGACAGCACCGGATACCATTACGACCAGGGCGACTTCGACGGAAAGACCGCGACCACGTCGCGCGCCGCCGCGCGCGCTGCGCGCCTCGGCGTCGTCATCAGCACGGCGATGGGCAACGAGGGAAATTTCACAGGCACCCTCATCGCGCCGTCGGACGCCGACAGCATTCTCTCGATCGGCGCAATCAACTTCCAGAACGCCGTCGCGAGTTTTAGTTCCAACGGTCCCACAAACGACGGACGCACGAAGCCCGACTTTGTTGCACCGGGTGTCGCCGTCTATTGCGCCACCAAGAACGGCGACAGCACCTATACACGCGCCAACGGCACATCGCTCGCGACCCCGCTTGCCTCGGGAGTTGCGGCGCTTGTGCGCTCCGCGCGCCCCGAACTCACGCCGCTGCAGGTGCGCGAGTCGATGCGCAGCACGGCCGACAATGCCACCGCGCCCGACAACTCGCGCGGCTGGGGCCGTCTCGATGCCTGGCGCGCGCTGCTGTATCACGGCATGGTCATCAGCACCAACCCGAAGATTTTCTGGGACGGCGCGCGGCACCGCATCGCCGCCTATGTACTCTCCCCGAATCCCGTCGATGTGTCGTCGGTCACGCTCAATTATTCGGTACACGACGGCGCGTCCACCCCGCTTACCATGTCGCTGAACACGTCTTACGCCGGACTCGGCAGCGGTTCCGGCCTCTATGTGGCCGACCTTCCCGCGCTGCCGGCGGATCAGATCGTGAAGTTCGACATCACGGCCTACGACAGCCGCGAGCGGCGCAGCAGCCCGTACGGTGCTCCGGCCAACCGTCACAGCTTCCGCGTGGGCGAACAGCGTGCCGCGGGTGCGGAGCACATCTTTTTGAAATCGTTCACGCTGGATGCCTCGTATCCGAATCCGATCGTGTCGCGCTCCGGCGCGGCGGTGATACGGTTCGGCGTGCCCGCCCCCGGCGCGTCCGTCACCATCGAGGTGTACGACATGCTTGGACGCCGTCTCGCGACGGTGGCCGACGGATGGCGCGCGCCCGGCATGTACAGCGTTCCGTTTGCACCCTCGGCGTTGTCGTCGGGGCTGTATTTCTATTCTCTCCGTTCCGGCGACATGTTCCTGTCGCGGTCGCTCTTGATCACGCGCTGA